One Paraburkholderia kururiensis DNA window includes the following coding sequences:
- a CDS encoding Imm72 family immunity protein, producing MDHAAKEYDMHDPATRRRVFWLLKRLTSFSLWAKKRDAWEVFTRAYENAVRTWPKNAAERVDADLLPRIYETLSLYTKGVEELGNGHRFVWRTGEALEAALDTSGTVHNFLYTHPDYWERGAQTAPYPDKVEALNRLLLASTYEGDYAPIEVPFGPQKSARYSSPGALLDPERYTYRFYQLAYPVFPAEIPEVPGGTDIIIRSGQRVPVDGIWEPVSIEREKALGVLPLGIRSIENNGCFNYLVSDTKAPNIMGQWSEVDSRTMRTTTHWRLLWEDTRYNDGVIPDESEYFLEPMHIDSATATQSVKGLEVRTGDVCPVSGTWEAKGFDVKSIEVARGQVMPDVLAPSPGSGERRVHWVTWRLVKAAGDTVAATT from the coding sequence ATGGACCACGCCGCAAAAGAATACGACATGCACGATCCCGCCACCCGGCGCCGCGTGTTTTGGCTATTGAAGCGCCTGACCAGCTTTTCGCTGTGGGCAAAGAAAAGAGACGCCTGGGAGGTGTTCACCCGGGCATATGAAAATGCCGTCCGGACCTGGCCGAAAAATGCCGCGGAACGCGTGGACGCCGATTTGCTACCTCGCATCTACGAAACGCTGAGCCTGTACACCAAAGGGGTGGAAGAACTGGGAAACGGGCACCGATTTGTGTGGCGCACGGGTGAGGCTCTTGAAGCTGCGCTCGACACGAGCGGGACCGTCCATAACTTTCTGTACACGCATCCCGACTACTGGGAGCGCGGCGCCCAGACGGCGCCTTACCCGGATAAAGTCGAAGCGCTCAACAGGCTGCTGCTTGCCAGCACATACGAGGGGGACTACGCCCCCATCGAGGTTCCCTTCGGGCCACAGAAGTCAGCGCGATATTCCAGCCCTGGTGCCTTGCTCGACCCTGAACGTTACACATACCGGTTCTATCAATTGGCCTATCCAGTCTTTCCCGCCGAGATTCCGGAAGTGCCCGGCGGTACGGACATCATCATCCGTTCCGGGCAGCGCGTACCGGTGGATGGAATCTGGGAGCCGGTCAGCATCGAGCGAGAAAAGGCGCTGGGCGTCCTGCCTTTGGGCATAAGAAGTATCGAGAACAACGGATGCTTCAATTATCTGGTAAGCGATACGAAGGCCCCCAACATCATGGGTCAATGGAGCGAAGTCGACTCTCGTACGATGCGCACAACCACCCATTGGCGCCTGCTGTGGGAAGACACCCGCTACAACGATGGCGTGATTCCTGACGAATCGGAATACTTCCTTGAACCCATGCACATCGACTCCGCGACTGCGACCCAATCAGTTAAGGGACTCGAGGTACGAACCGGGGACGTCTGCCCTGTATCGGGCACGTGGGAAGCGAAAGGATTCGACGTAAAGTCAATCGAAGTAGCGAGGGGACAGGTGATGCCCGATGTTCTTGCTCCTTCGCCAGGTTCAGGCGAGCGTCGAGTTCATTGGGTCACCTGGCGTTTGGTGAAAGCGGCAGGAGACACCGTCGCGGCGACAACGTAA
- a CDS encoding Imm72 family immunity protein yields the protein MTTTDRVPADNLPIIYEILGLYDKGLRELAQGHRHVWRSGEPFDAAMDRYSHLCQYFYTDPEYWERGAQIKAYPPKVSALARLMHMSEFHGDYAPCEVVDSSGDVANRQSAAFLLAPENYRHQFYELEYPVFPASLPEPPDPPDVVIRSGQTVPFDGIWEPVTSTQTKLLGIVPVGDKTFENNGCFNYLVQGTRAPSLDGPFDPQTFSASPTSTHWRLLWEDTRYNNGVIPDEPEYFLEPQAVESTISTDLPAGTEVQTGEICPISGTWEAIGLGVAPIRVLKGQIMPDVLLPCPGSGERRVHWARWRLLAAGVDLRLQRDDAGVPPGTRRLASDEIQTKVANSKAVAASRTAASGQE from the coding sequence TTGACCACTACAGACCGTGTTCCGGCGGATAACCTGCCGATCATTTATGAGATTCTTGGCTTGTACGACAAAGGGTTGAGGGAACTGGCACAAGGGCATCGTCATGTCTGGCGAAGCGGTGAGCCCTTTGACGCCGCGATGGATCGTTACAGTCACCTCTGCCAATACTTCTACACCGATCCGGAGTACTGGGAGCGGGGCGCGCAGATAAAAGCGTACCCGCCCAAAGTAAGCGCCCTGGCCCGGTTGATGCACATGTCGGAGTTCCATGGAGACTACGCACCCTGCGAGGTCGTCGACTCGAGCGGCGATGTGGCGAACCGTCAATCAGCCGCATTTCTTCTTGCCCCGGAGAATTACAGGCATCAATTCTACGAACTCGAATATCCGGTGTTCCCGGCGTCGCTTCCCGAACCGCCAGATCCGCCTGACGTTGTCATCAGATCTGGCCAGACCGTTCCTTTCGATGGCATATGGGAGCCGGTTACGTCGACCCAAACCAAGCTTCTGGGAATCGTCCCTGTGGGCGACAAGACATTCGAGAACAACGGCTGTTTCAACTATCTCGTCCAGGGAACAAGGGCACCGTCCCTCGATGGCCCATTCGACCCACAAACATTCAGTGCCTCGCCCACAAGCACGCATTGGCGTCTGCTTTGGGAAGACACGCGGTACAACAACGGCGTCATTCCAGACGAGCCAGAGTACTTTCTCGAGCCGCAGGCAGTCGAATCAACGATCTCTACCGATCTGCCCGCCGGTACGGAAGTGCAAACCGGCGAGATATGTCCCATATCGGGCACCTGGGAGGCCATCGGACTTGGCGTAGCGCCAATCCGGGTCCTTAAGGGGCAGATAATGCCAGACGTCCTTCTCCCCTGTCCCGGGTCGGGAGAACGTCGTGTTCATTGGGCAAGATGGCGCTTGCTCGCAGCGGGTGTCGATCTTCGACTGCAGCGTGATGATGCGGGCGTACCGCCTGGCACGCGCCGGCTTGCTAGCGATGAAATACAAACCAAGGTGGCGAACAGCAAAGCCGTTGCTGCGTCACGTACTGCAGCAAGCGGTCAGGAGTAG
- a CDS encoding PAAR domain-containing protein, translating to MPRKFILKDDTTDHNGIVLDGIAESSFDGRPLAYLGAPVHCRTCNADGTIVTDGSPHTMSVGGKVVALEGDLCQCNCEPLPRLVASQTSGTLSS from the coding sequence ATGCCCAGAAAATTCATCCTGAAAGACGACACGACAGACCACAACGGAATCGTGCTCGACGGCATTGCGGAATCATCGTTCGATGGTCGGCCACTGGCGTATCTCGGCGCGCCGGTGCATTGCCGCACGTGCAATGCCGACGGCACCATCGTCACCGATGGTTCGCCTCATACGATGTCGGTGGGAGGGAAAGTGGTCGCGCTGGAAGGCGACCTGTGCCAATGCAACTGCGAACCGCTGCCGCGCCTCGTTGCATCGCAGACCAGCGGAACGCTTTCGAGCTAA
- the glmU gene encoding bifunctional UDP-N-acetylglucosamine diphosphorylase/glucosamine-1-phosphate N-acetyltransferase GlmU, with the protein MNIVILAAGTGKRMRSALPKVLHPLAGRPLLSHVIDTARTLDPARLVVVIGHGAEAVRSAVAAPDVQFAVQEQQLGTGHAVQQALPLLDPAHPTLVLYGDVPLTRASTLRRLTDAAGQNGYGVLTVTLDDPTGYGRIVRDSDGEVLRIVEQKDASEEQRRIREINTGIIVTPTAPLAGWLASLKNDNVQGEFYLTDVVELAIEAGLDIVTTQPDEEWETLGVNSKQQLAELERIHQRNVADTLLVEGVTLADPARIDVRGTLECGRDVSIDVNCVFEGRVTLADNVSIGPNCVIRNATIGAGTRVDAFTHIEGAQVGAQVVLGPYARLRPGAALADEAHVGNFVEVKNAAIGYGSKANHLAYIGDADVGARVNIGAGTITCNYDGANKHRTIIEDDVFVGSDTQLVAPVRIGRGVTIAAGTTVWKDAEAGALVLNDKTQTAKSGYVRPVKKKT; encoded by the coding sequence ATGAATATCGTCATTTTGGCGGCAGGCACCGGCAAGCGCATGCGGTCCGCGCTGCCCAAGGTGCTTCATCCTCTGGCCGGCCGGCCGCTTCTCTCACACGTCATCGATACTGCCCGCACGCTCGATCCCGCGCGGCTCGTGGTGGTGATCGGCCATGGCGCCGAGGCCGTTCGCAGCGCCGTTGCCGCGCCGGACGTGCAGTTCGCCGTGCAGGAGCAGCAGCTGGGCACCGGGCACGCCGTGCAACAGGCGCTGCCGCTGCTCGACCCCGCGCATCCCACGCTCGTGCTTTACGGCGACGTGCCGCTCACGCGGGCCAGCACGCTGCGGCGCCTCACCGACGCCGCGGGCCAGAACGGCTACGGCGTGCTGACCGTGACGCTCGACGACCCCACCGGGTACGGGCGCATCGTGCGCGATTCCGATGGCGAGGTGCTGCGCATCGTGGAGCAGAAAGACGCGTCGGAAGAGCAACGCCGCATTCGCGAAATCAACACCGGCATCATCGTGACGCCGACGGCGCCGCTTGCCGGCTGGCTCGCGTCGCTCAAGAACGACAACGTGCAGGGCGAGTTCTACCTCACCGACGTGGTGGAGCTTGCCATCGAGGCGGGGCTCGACATCGTCACCACGCAGCCCGACGAGGAGTGGGAAACGCTGGGCGTGAACAGCAAGCAGCAGCTGGCGGAACTGGAGCGCATTCACCAGCGCAACGTGGCCGACACGCTGCTCGTTGAAGGCGTGACGCTGGCCGACCCCGCGCGTATCGACGTGCGCGGCACGCTGGAATGCGGGCGCGACGTATCGATCGACGTGAACTGCGTGTTCGAAGGACGCGTGACGCTCGCGGACAACGTCTCCATCGGCCCGAACTGCGTGATTCGCAATGCGACGATCGGCGCAGGTACGCGCGTGGACGCGTTCACGCATATCGAAGGCGCGCAGGTGGGCGCGCAGGTGGTGCTGGGTCCGTATGCGCGGCTGCGTCCGGGCGCGGCGCTCGCCGACGAGGCGCACGTGGGCAACTTCGTCGAAGTGAAGAACGCGGCCATCGGTTACGGCTCCAAGGCGAATCACCTCGCCTATATCGGCGACGCCGACGTGGGCGCGCGCGTGAATATCGGCGCGGGCACCATCACCTGCAATTACGACGGTGCGAACAAGCACCGCACCATCATCGAAGACGATGTGTTCGTGGGCTCGGACACGCAGCTCGTGGCGCCCGTGCGCATCGGGCGCGGCGTGACCATCGCGGCGGGCACGACCGTCTGGAAGGACGCCGAAGCCGGCGCCCTCGTGCTGAACGACAAGACGCAAACGGCGAAGTCCGGCTACGTGCGTCCCGTCAAGAAGAAGACCTGA
- a CDS encoding HNH endonuclease: MPQLNRWFDIPNLRTPFLAINLSNPKPESRETNDKLFPKRQTGHWPVTKAVLAHGIEGQTIVLFYSDKGTATIYVGTCISKCKTGQTKDRKPRYTFTVARPWKDEGHAEVSFSRFFEGFRMSANPTVVWADMNGYASPTGEEFYREENDSREGEGGGYNVLGISSQRIGHGVFVQRVVDVWGRRCALTNIETPRLVQACHIVPWSEATPEERTSAHNGLMLCAHLHALFDSHLISFDADGHLLLADGIDASVRALTLAGGQVRLREIPSARQIEFLRRHHETAHKAGRRLVRV; the protein is encoded by the coding sequence ATGCCCCAACTAAACCGCTGGTTCGACATTCCAAACCTCCGCACGCCGTTCCTTGCGATCAATCTCAGCAACCCGAAGCCGGAAAGCAGGGAGACGAACGACAAGTTGTTTCCCAAGAGACAGACCGGTCACTGGCCTGTCACAAAGGCCGTTTTGGCGCATGGCATTGAAGGGCAGACGATCGTGCTGTTCTATTCTGACAAAGGCACAGCAACCATCTACGTGGGCACCTGCATTTCCAAATGCAAGACAGGGCAGACCAAGGACCGAAAGCCTCGCTATACCTTCACAGTGGCGCGGCCTTGGAAAGATGAGGGACACGCGGAGGTTTCATTCTCCAGGTTCTTCGAAGGCTTTCGGATGAGTGCCAACCCAACGGTGGTATGGGCAGATATGAACGGCTATGCGTCACCCACAGGCGAGGAGTTCTACCGAGAGGAGAATGATTCTCGGGAGGGTGAAGGTGGGGGATATAACGTCTTGGGGATATCCTCGCAGCGCATTGGCCACGGTGTCTTTGTTCAGCGCGTGGTCGACGTTTGGGGAAGACGATGTGCCCTCACCAACATAGAAACGCCGCGATTGGTCCAAGCGTGCCACATTGTCCCGTGGAGCGAAGCTACGCCGGAGGAGCGTACGAGCGCTCATAACGGCCTTATGTTATGCGCCCACCTTCACGCTCTATTCGACTCTCATCTGATTAGCTTCGATGCGGACGGACATCTGCTTCTCGCTGATGGTATCGATGCTAGTGTGCGCGCATTGACGCTGGCAGGAGGTCAAGTGCGGCTGCGTGAGATTCCCTCGGCGCGGCAGATCGAATTCTTACGGCGCCACCACGAAACCGCACATAAGGCCGGCCGTCGACTTGTTCGTGTATAG
- a CDS encoding tyrosine-type recombinase/integrase, which yields MATIRERKDAQGNKSYHVQIRLKGFPPQTRTFDSKTLAKQWAAQVEADLRAGRYIQRVEAERHTVREMIDRYRKEILLTRKPQREADQGRVLDWWSSRLGAYSLAELTPALIGTCRDEFASIPTPSGGLRAAATVVRSLATFSHVLSVAVKEWQWLETSPMSKVAKPRVNNERVRHLSDDERDRLLAAAARSANRYLYVIVVTAISTGMRRSEILSLRWRDISLPKQKGSYGLILLNRTKNGERRGVPLTGVALQEVERLNAIHADKHTGRADPDALLFPSDRVPDQPINIHPAWDSARRHAGIEDFRFHDLRHTTASYLAMGGATAPEIAEILGHRTLNMVKRYAHFGKDHIASVLARVNAARLGGSDSSKDDQATPDPT from the coding sequence ATGGCAACGATCCGTGAACGCAAGGATGCGCAGGGGAACAAGTCATACCACGTGCAGATTCGGCTGAAAGGCTTTCCTCCGCAGACCCGAACCTTCGACAGTAAGACCCTCGCCAAGCAATGGGCCGCACAGGTGGAAGCCGATTTGCGCGCGGGACGCTACATACAGCGTGTCGAAGCCGAGCGCCATACCGTGCGCGAGATGATCGACAGGTATCGCAAGGAGATCCTGCTTACGCGCAAGCCGCAACGCGAAGCGGATCAAGGCCGAGTTCTTGACTGGTGGTCGTCACGGCTCGGCGCGTACAGCCTTGCCGAGCTAACGCCAGCGTTAATCGGCACCTGCCGCGACGAGTTCGCCAGTATCCCGACTCCCAGCGGCGGGCTCCGCGCCGCCGCCACGGTCGTTCGCTCCCTCGCGACATTTTCGCACGTGCTGAGCGTAGCGGTGAAGGAGTGGCAATGGCTCGAAACGTCGCCGATGTCCAAGGTCGCCAAGCCGCGCGTCAACAACGAACGCGTGCGCCATTTGAGCGACGATGAGCGTGATCGGCTCCTCGCTGCCGCGGCTCGATCCGCCAACCGCTATCTCTATGTCATCGTTGTTACCGCGATCTCGACCGGCATGCGGCGCAGCGAAATCCTCAGTCTGCGCTGGCGCGACATCTCCCTACCAAAGCAGAAGGGCAGCTACGGGCTAATCCTGCTTAACCGGACCAAGAATGGTGAGCGGCGCGGCGTACCACTGACTGGCGTAGCGCTACAGGAAGTCGAACGTCTGAACGCTATACACGCGGATAAGCATACGGGCCGCGCCGACCCGGACGCATTGCTCTTTCCGAGCGACAGAGTGCCCGACCAGCCAATAAACATCCATCCTGCGTGGGACAGTGCACGTCGACATGCAGGCATTGAAGATTTTCGGTTTCACGACCTGAGGCATACGACAGCCAGCTATCTCGCGATGGGCGGTGCTACCGCGCCGGAAATCGCGGAAATCCTCGGTCACAGAACATTGAACATGGTGAAGCGGTACGCTCACTTCGGCAAAGATCACATTGCTAGCGTGCTCGCACGCGTAAACGCCGCCCGCCTCGGCGGTTCGGATAGTTCGAAGGACGACCAAGCGACGCCGGACCCGACGTAA
- the ttcA gene encoding tRNA 2-thiocytidine(32) synthetase TtcA: MNAPEIAGPVAAATPADAVALPSGEDGQEAGRRALTRREQKEAYENNKLFKRLARLVGQAIGDYNMIEDGDKVMVCLSGGKDSYALLDVLLRLRERAPIDFDIVAVNLDQKQPGFPEHVLPEYLTQRGVPFHIENQDTYSIVKRLVPEGKTTCSLCSRLRRGILYRVAGELGATKIALGHHRDDILQTLLLNLFYGGKLKGMPPKLQSDDGKNVVIRPLAYVKETDLEKYAELREFPIIPCNLCGSQPNLKRAEMKALIREWDKRFPGRVDNMFNALANVVPSHLMDTKLFPFAGLRATGQADPQGDIAFDDDPCATTGGDDTLANGATKPISIVQFDDL; the protein is encoded by the coding sequence ATGAACGCTCCCGAGATTGCCGGCCCTGTAGCCGCCGCCACGCCGGCGGATGCCGTCGCGTTGCCGAGCGGGGAAGATGGCCAGGAAGCCGGCCGTCGCGCCCTCACGCGCCGCGAGCAGAAAGAAGCGTACGAGAACAACAAGCTCTTCAAGCGGCTCGCGCGCCTCGTGGGCCAGGCCATTGGCGACTACAACATGATCGAGGACGGCGACAAGGTGATGGTCTGCCTGTCGGGCGGCAAAGACAGCTACGCGCTGCTCGACGTGCTGCTGCGCCTGCGCGAGCGCGCGCCTATCGACTTCGACATTGTGGCCGTGAACCTGGACCAGAAGCAGCCGGGCTTCCCCGAGCACGTGCTGCCCGAGTACCTCACGCAACGCGGTGTGCCGTTCCATATCGAGAACCAGGACACGTACAGCATCGTCAAGCGGCTCGTGCCCGAGGGCAAGACCACGTGCTCACTGTGCTCGCGGCTGCGTCGCGGCATTCTGTACCGCGTGGCCGGTGAACTGGGCGCGACGAAGATCGCGCTGGGCCACCATCGCGACGACATCCTGCAAACGCTGCTGCTGAATCTGTTCTACGGCGGCAAGCTGAAGGGCATGCCGCCCAAGCTGCAGTCCGACGACGGCAAGAACGTCGTGATCCGTCCGCTCGCCTACGTGAAGGAAACGGATCTCGAAAAGTACGCCGAGCTGCGCGAGTTTCCGATCATTCCGTGCAACCTCTGCGGTAGCCAGCCGAACCTGAAGCGCGCCGAAATGAAGGCGCTGATTCGCGAGTGGGACAAGCGCTTCCCGGGCCGCGTCGACAACATGTTCAATGCGCTCGCGAACGTCGTGCCGTCGCACCTGATGGACACGAAGCTGTTCCCGTTCGCCGGATTGCGCGCCACGGGCCAGGCCGACCCGCAAGGCGACATCGCCTTCGACGACGATCCGTGCGCGACCACGGGCGGCGACGACACGCTCGCGAACGGCGCGACGAAGCCCATTTCGATCGTGCAGTTCGACGACCTTTGA
- the glmS gene encoding glutamine--fructose-6-phosphate transaminase (isomerizing), whose product MCGIVGAVAQRNIVPVLIEGLRRLEYRGYDSCGVAVVSSEGPRRARSVARVADLDEQVRETHLDGVTGIAHTRWATHGAPVTDNAHPIFSRDELALVHNGIIENYETLRETLRGKGYEFVSQTDTEVIAHLIHSLYRGDLFVAVREAVQQLHGAYAIAVLHKAQPHTVVGARAGSPLVVGVGEHENFLASDALALVGSTDRFMFLEEGDVCEITLEGVRIADRDGNEAKRDVRQVQAYGGAVELGPYRHFMQKEIFEQPRAIADTIPAGETFDAALFGDAAGKAFAGIDSVLILACGTSYYSGLTAKYWLESVAKIPTQVEIASEYRYRESVPNPRSLVVVISQSGETADTLAALKHAQSLGHEHTLAICNVATSAMVRLTELAFLTHAGREIGVASTKAFTTQLVALFILAVTLGKLRGYVSAADEQNYVKLLRHLPAALNSVLALEPQIIAWSEEFSRKENALFLGRGLHYPIALEGALKLKEISYIHAEAYPAGELKHGPLALVTEAMPVVTVAPNDALLEKLKSNIQEVRARGGQLYVFADADTRIVNDEGIHVIRMPEHYGLLSPILHVVPLQLLAYHTACARGTDVDKPRNLAKSVTVE is encoded by the coding sequence ATGTGCGGCATTGTCGGCGCGGTTGCGCAACGTAACATCGTCCCCGTACTGATTGAAGGACTGCGTCGCCTCGAATATCGCGGCTACGATTCGTGCGGCGTGGCCGTGGTGTCGAGCGAAGGGCCGCGCCGCGCGCGCAGCGTCGCGCGTGTGGCCGACCTCGACGAGCAGGTGCGCGAGACGCACCTCGATGGCGTAACGGGCATCGCGCACACGCGCTGGGCCACGCACGGCGCGCCTGTCACCGACAACGCGCACCCCATCTTCTCGCGTGACGAACTCGCGCTCGTGCACAACGGCATCATCGAAAACTACGAGACGTTGCGCGAGACGCTGCGCGGCAAGGGCTACGAATTCGTTTCGCAGACAGACACCGAAGTCATCGCGCACCTGATCCACAGCCTCTATCGCGGCGACCTGTTCGTCGCGGTGCGCGAGGCCGTGCAGCAACTGCACGGCGCCTATGCGATTGCGGTTCTACACAAGGCCCAGCCGCATACGGTGGTGGGCGCGCGCGCAGGTTCGCCGCTCGTGGTGGGCGTGGGTGAGCACGAAAACTTCCTCGCCTCCGACGCGCTCGCGCTGGTCGGCAGCACCGACCGCTTCATGTTCCTCGAAGAAGGCGACGTGTGCGAAATCACGCTGGAAGGCGTGCGCATCGCAGACCGCGACGGCAACGAGGCAAAGCGCGACGTGCGCCAGGTGCAGGCGTACGGCGGCGCAGTTGAACTCGGTCCGTATCGGCATTTCATGCAGAAGGAAATCTTCGAGCAGCCGCGCGCGATTGCCGACACCATTCCGGCCGGCGAAACGTTCGACGCCGCGTTGTTCGGCGACGCCGCCGGCAAAGCGTTCGCGGGTATCGACAGCGTGTTGATTCTGGCGTGCGGCACGAGCTACTACTCGGGACTCACGGCGAAGTACTGGCTCGAGTCTGTGGCCAAGATTCCGACGCAGGTGGAAATTGCGAGCGAGTACCGCTATCGCGAGTCGGTGCCGAATCCGCGCTCGCTCGTCGTGGTGATTTCTCAGTCGGGCGAAACCGCGGACACGTTGGCCGCGCTCAAGCATGCGCAGTCGCTGGGCCACGAGCACACGCTCGCCATCTGCAACGTGGCGACAAGCGCGATGGTGCGGCTCACCGAACTCGCTTTCCTGACGCACGCAGGCCGCGAGATCGGCGTGGCATCGACGAAGGCGTTCACCACGCAACTGGTGGCGCTCTTCATTCTGGCGGTGACGCTCGGCAAGCTGCGCGGCTACGTATCGGCAGCCGACGAGCAGAACTACGTGAAGCTGCTGCGCCACCTGCCCGCCGCGCTCAACAGCGTGCTGGCGCTGGAACCGCAGATCATCGCGTGGTCGGAAGAGTTCTCGCGCAAAGAGAACGCGCTGTTCCTGGGCCGAGGACTGCATTACCCCATCGCGCTGGAAGGCGCGCTGAAGCTCAAGGAAATCTCGTACATTCATGCCGAAGCGTACCCGGCAGGCGAACTGAAGCACGGACCGCTCGCGCTCGTGACGGAGGCGATGCCGGTGGTGACGGTGGCGCCGAACGACGCGCTGCTGGAGAAGCTGAAGTCGAACATCCAGGAAGTACGCGCGCGCGGCGGCCAACTCTACGTGTTCGCGGATGCGGACACGCGCATCGTCAACGACGAAGGCATTCATGTCATTCGGATGCCTGAACACTACGGACTACTGTCGCCGATCCTGCACGTCGTGCCGCTTCAATTGCTCGCGTATCACACGGCGTGTGCGCGGGGCACGGATGTGGACAAGCCGCGGAATCTGGCTAAATCCGTGACTGTGGAGTGA
- a CDS encoding dihydroneopterin aldolase, protein MLAASAAFAHPKLAACRRLFLRNYEVYINIGVHDFEKRGEQRVVINIDLFVPFALSTPKEDKLREVVDYDFMRATVAKRVSQGHIHLQETLCDDLARAMLEHPHVLAARVSTEKPDVYPDCDAVGVEVFRIKED, encoded by the coding sequence ATGCTAGCCGCCTCCGCCGCCTTTGCGCATCCGAAACTCGCCGCGTGCCGCAGGCTTTTCCTGCGCAATTACGAGGTGTACATCAACATCGGTGTGCACGACTTCGAAAAACGTGGCGAACAGCGCGTCGTGATCAATATCGACCTGTTCGTGCCGTTCGCGCTTTCCACGCCGAAGGAAGACAAGCTGCGCGAGGTCGTGGATTACGACTTCATGCGCGCGACCGTGGCGAAGCGCGTCTCCCAGGGGCACATCCATTTGCAGGAGACGCTGTGCGACGACCTCGCGCGCGCGATGCTCGAGCATCCGCATGTGCTGGCGGCGCGCGTGTCGACCGAAAAGCCCGACGTTTATCCGGACTGCGATGCCGTGGGCGTCGAAGTCTTTCGCATCAAAGAGGACTGA
- a CDS encoding SDR family oxidoreductase, whose translation MSASSGTFGSASVENASRASAARVVLVTGAAQRVGRTLALGFAEKGWDVGVHYGTSRDEAAEVVEQIRKLGRRAVALHADLAVEAQVAELVPACTAALGRPVCVVNNASRFDEDTARNVGYESLLKHTAINLGAPLVLARTLYEATPEAAVADERLRTVVINVLDQKLYNMNPDYLSYTLTKAALENATVALAQALAPKVRVVGLAPGLTLPSAWQTPEAFAAAHRVTPLGRASRPEDLVAAALYLADARAVTGTTLLVDGGQHLVPLPRDVMFLTPGA comes from the coding sequence ATGAGCGCTTCTTCCGGCACTTTCGGCTCTGCCAGCGTTGAAAACGCGTCCCGTGCGTCGGCGGCGCGCGTCGTGCTCGTGACGGGCGCGGCGCAGCGTGTGGGCCGCACGCTGGCGCTCGGCTTTGCGGAGAAAGGCTGGGACGTGGGCGTCCACTACGGCACGTCGCGCGACGAGGCCGCCGAAGTGGTCGAGCAGATTCGCAAACTGGGTCGCCGGGCCGTGGCGCTGCACGCGGACCTCGCCGTCGAGGCGCAGGTCGCGGAGCTGGTGCCCGCGTGCACCGCGGCGCTGGGTCGCCCGGTTTGCGTGGTGAACAATGCGTCGCGCTTCGACGAAGACACCGCGCGCAACGTCGGCTACGAGAGTCTGCTCAAGCACACGGCGATCAATCTGGGTGCGCCGCTCGTGCTGGCGCGTACGCTGTACGAGGCTACGCCCGAGGCTGCCGTTGCCGACGAGCGCTTGCGCACCGTGGTCATCAACGTGCTGGACCAGAAGCTGTACAACATGAATCCGGACTACCTCTCGTACACGCTGACGAAGGCCGCGCTCGAAAACGCCACGGTGGCGCTTGCGCAGGCTCTGGCGCCGAAGGTGCGCGTGGTGGGGCTCGCGCCGGGGCTCACTTTGCCCTCGGCATGGCAGACGCCGGAAGCGTTTGCCGCCGCGCATCGCGTGACGCCGCTTGGCCGTGCCTCGCGCCCCGAAGATCTCGTGGCGGCGGCGCTGTATCTGGCCGACGCGCGCGCCGTGACGGGCACGACACTTCTCGTGGACGGCGGCCAGCACCTGGTGCCGCTGCCGCGCGACGTGATGTTTCTGACGCCGGGCGCCTGA